A region of the Arachis hypogaea cultivar Tifrunner chromosome 15, arahy.Tifrunner.gnm2.J5K5, whole genome shotgun sequence genome:
GTTGGAGATGATGTTAACGAAGTTAGAAGGGTTAACGTTGTCACATTGAACAACTTCTTCATCAAGGTATCCTAAGGGATATTGGATATACTCTTATGAATAAGTGCTATTGGCTGAGACCCAGTAAAGAGCTTAAAAATGGGTTGAAGTTACTGAGGACTGACATTGATATAGTTGAGATGTATGAGGCTGCCATAAATCATAATAGGCGAATGGATGTATTTACTGAGCATCCAATTGGTCTTCCTATGCTAGCCGAAGATGATGAAGAGCATTTAAATGAAGATGATGTTGTTATTGTGGAGGTTAGGAATGTCATTGTAGAGGAGATGAATAGCAAAGTGGAAGGGAAAACTGAGGAGAGTGGACAAGTTAAGAATGTGGCCCAAGTTACAGTGAATAAAAAATCTCACTTCCAACCCACTATATCTCACTCCTAGCCCATTAAATCTCAATCCCATCTAGGGATGGCAACAGGTCCCCATGGGGCGGGGGCGTGTCTCCCGCCCCCGCCCCGTCCCCATGACGGGTATCGGGGACCCCGTATCCACCGGGGACTTGGGTCTCCGCGGATATCCAcggatttttgtaaaaattaataaaaataaaaaaaatgaaaaaaattagagaaaatcaaagataattctcaattgtcattacaaacaatATTCATAGTCTTTAAAGACTTACATAGCAATAACAAGAAACATAATAATTCAAACATATTCATAAACAACCAAATATTACATAAATAACCAACCATATTCATAAACAACCAAATAAAGTTCATGACATCATAAAAACATAATTCCACCATCTCAATCTTCCTTTCATCCCGTAATGGTAGTGATGGTAGAATCCGACTTACTTGAATCCTACAACAACAAGAAaacaatttaaagttaaaatcatataataactcaataagtcaataatataaaaatatagtgtGTTATATGTAATTTAATAGTTTACTTACGTCAACATCTCTTTCAATGTTATGAATTGTGTAGCACTCAAATTCTATGTTTGTTGTGGTGCCAAGTTCATTCCAAAACCAATCTTGATTACACATTAGAGCCTCTAATATGTCCGGACGCAACCTACTATGATGTGGCGTAACAAATCGACCACCCGTACTAAATGAAGATTCAGAGGCAACGGTAGAGATAGGAATCGCCAAAAAATCCCTAGCAATAGCTTGCAAAATAGGAAACTTTGCTCCATTTGACTTCCACCAATTTAAGATATCAAAATCATGTTCAGTTTGTGGTACCGGTCTCTCTTTAAGATAATAATCCAACTCATTCTTTGTATCAATAAATGCAGATTCCTCACTTACATGTGCAGCAAAATCAGCTTGCCAATCTTCATGATTGAACTTCCTCCCCTTTGAACTTAAAGGAATTGATGGTGGCGGCGGCATATCTAATTGAGCAGTTtggtctctctctcttccctttgtTGCATATTCTAAAACTAAATCTTGCACTACCCTTTTCACTTGACCAATTACAACACATGTCTCCGTCTCACCATATATTTTACTaaaaaagaaattcaataaaTACATCTTGTACCTAGGATCCAAAAGAGTCCCAATAGCCATAACTGTATTAATCACACCCCAATACTTTTCAAACTTAGTTATCATACTAGTAGCTATTATTTCAATTATCTCATTTCCACAATTTTTCCACTCCATCAAAGCCAAATTAATCACACAAATCTTAGGAAAATAAAGATTTGATGTAGGATAAGTTATTCCAGAAAATAATTCAGTCACATCAAAAAATACcctcaatctttgaaaaatctcatCCGCCATATCCCAATCCTTCTCACTAGGCAAAGATTTATATTGACTCTCACGCAATGACAATCTTTCAAATACATCTCTATACATAATTGCAACTTCAAGCATCAAAAATGTTGAATTCCACCTAGTTTTACAATCAAGACAAAGATTTTTTGTGTAGGGTATTTTAAGTTGTGCACATGTTTCcttaaatttttcttctcttttaggtGTTGCAGTCCAATAATGAACACTATCCCTCACCCTTTCAATAGCATGTGAAATAAGTTGTAACACATCCTTGacaatcaaatttaatatatgCACACAACATTGCATGTGAAATAATTTACCACCCAAGATGAAGTTTCTATGTGACATTTTAGTCAAAATATTCTCAATCATAACGTCATTAGTACTACAATTATCAACAGTCAAAGTGGATACCTTCCTATCAAGATTCCAATCCATCAAACAATCCACAAGAACCTCTGAAAGTACCTCAGCCGTGTTGGGAGCCGGCACATATATAAACCTGTAATGATAATTTAGTACAATTATAAACTACCTAGCTTTGCAATTGTACACAAGAACATATCACAATTATATAAACAAGACAGCTTTGCAATTATATAAACATTCGGAAGTacctataatgataatattattaccTCACAAGACGGCTTTGCAATTTCCAAGAATCATCAATGTAATGAGTCGTGATTGCCATATAACCTTTGTTTTGGTTGCTTGCTATCCACATATCAATCGTAATTGCAATTCAACTTTTATTACGCCCAAGGACATTCATTGTCTTCGATCTCTCATcattgtagagcttcaagatgtcACTCTTTAAAGTGTTGTGAGTAATCACCTTGAAGAGAGGTTGCAAAGCATTGCAAAATCGTCGAAACCCAATGTGGTCCATAATAGATAGCGGATACTCGTGAAGACAAACCATAACTGATAACTCTTTTCTTGCATTTTCTTGGTCGAAGGTATATGCACCAACCACAACTGTTTCCCCACTAATTGTTGGAGTTGTCTTCATCATACACTGTCTTATATCTCTAGTGGTGCGGAGCTTGTAGCTTTTGAAGTGATCACGCAAGTGTGAAGTGCCTTGTTTTGGGTCACCAAGTAGTTTCGATTTGCAATAATTGCATTCAGCCtttaatttttccttgatttCCACAATCTTGAAATGATTCCACACTTCGGAGGTCAACTTCCTCTTTCGAACACCACTTGTAGAGTTTGTCGTTCCTTTATTAGTAGTTGCGGTATCCGTTGGGGGTTCTTGAGGTTGAGATTGAGGATCCTCTTGTGTAGTTTGAGTATTAGTGCCTATAGGTTCCTCCGATGGAGTACTCTTCTCAAGAGTATTACTCAATGCATCCGAAGAAGACATTCTATAAATCATGAAATATAAATCATGAATTAAAATCATATAAATCCAACTCAGATATTTGCAGCTAAAGTTTATGATAAGAATTTCTTTTGAATACAATATTAGGatataaaaaaaaactcatatatATCAGTAGAATTGTTTGACTCAATTACTCACTAACTTAAAAAAAACTcagatacatatatatacaatgtGCATGGAGATAGAGAAAAAACCACTGAAAATAGAGGAAGACAATAAAATTGAACAACACACTATAAAATGTTGAAATAATAGCTATAGTTGATAGATACAATATGTAGCGTGAACAGGTGAACTTTATATTGCTGCTGTGTGGATTCACATATAGTCACAATATAATAAAGTGCATTATTTCAATGATCATATAATAAAGTATATTATTTCCTTAACTTTTTCATTCGCAAACAATTATTTTTAgtggaatttataaaaaaaatccaaataattaCTCGCCATTGATAGAATGTGACCGAGAGTGTATAAGCAGAGAAGCATAGAAATGAATTGAAGAGTATAATATGGGAATTGGAAAATTTGTTTTATAAACACTGTTGGGTTTAATCTGCTCAGAtcttgaaatataaattacaCAACCAGAAATTCATAGTCAAAAATTCATTAACCTAATCAGAAATTCACAAATTAGTTAATCTAATCagaaattcacaaattcaaaacTCAGAAATCCAGAAATTCAAAACACAGAAATTCAGATTAATTGGAATCTCATTAATTCAGAACACAGAAATTCCTTACCCTAATTCAgaaatctaatttcaaaaaagAGGATGGAAGACCAGCGAAGACCAGGGCTAACATACCTGAACCTGGCAGAAAAAAGGGGAAGGAAGACCAGCGAAGACCGGCGATGCAAAGAGGAAGACCTGCGGTGGTGAGCTCGACTGCCTCGACACCTTCAATGAGCGAACCGAGCCACTCAAGGGGTCTGGAGTGAGAGGCGGCGCTGAGGGACCAGAGGTTGAAAGGCGGCGAGCGACGTTCGGCGGTCGGCGGTCAGCGAGAAGGAGCCAAGAGGGGATGAGGGTTTGAGGAGGAGTGGAGAGTGAGTCTCAGTTTAGTTCTCTGTCTTTCTAAAGCAAGGAATGTGACGGCTAGATTAGGTTATGTTCAAAGGCTAATGgtttacatattatatatatatatatatcagggtatttttgtctttttacACAAACGGGGATTTAACGGGTCCCTATGGGGCAGGGACCTCTACCCTCGCCCCCACCCCGTTTATTATACGGGTCCCTGTCCCCCGTCCCCACAGGTAGAAAAACCCCCCATACCTGCTCCCCGACGGGTAAATCCCCGCAGGTACCCACCTCGCCGGGGATTTTTGCCATGCCTAATCCCATCCCACTGAATCTCACTCCTAGGCCATTAAATCTCAATCCCAGCCCACTAAATCTCACTCCCAGCCCATTAAACTTCAATCCCACCCTATAACCTCACCCTTAGCCCACTGAAAATCACTCCCAGCCCATTAGATCCTTCTCTCACCCTAACCCAAACTCTAAAGAAGCCACTGCAACACACACCCAAGTATCATTCCCACTAGAAGGCAAAACTCCCTCACTCCATATACCTCCCAACAGTGATCAAGCAAAACTCCTGaaccaaaaaatcatcaagaaacaAATACATCTAGTGGGACGAATGAGCTACTCACACAATATGTGCCTGAACCAATAGTTGAACAGCAACACCAAGCTGCATCCACATCAGGTTCAGCCTCAATTCCTCAACCCCAATCCTAGCCTGAAACAGAGAATACTCTAACTAAAGAAGTGGGTAAGAGCAagagaaaagtaaaaaaatgttAGAATGCCTGCTCTTACAGGTCAAACAttcattcaaaatccaaatccaacaaaatCTCCATGCATTTTCTTGCCTGTTGAtgaagaagaatattcatcagatgATCCTGGATATCAATACTATGAATCTGAATGTTGCGACAGCATATGCAGTGATGAAGAAGATGCATAGCCAGCAGCATAGCCACAAGGAAATGCAGATGCTCCAATTCAACAAGTGCGTTTGGATGTCGAAATGGAGTTTGAAAGCATTGCATTGTtcaagaaagcaataagaaagtacaACATTGCTGTTGGTCGGAGCATTTTCTTCCCCAGAGTTGATCCGAAGTGATCAAAAGCCATATGTTACGACGAGAATTACCCATGGCAAATTTATTGTGCACGAAGAACTCATCTCCTAAGCTATCAAGTGAAGACCTTTGTTGATCAACACACTTGGGCAAGAGACAACAAGTGCAAATCAGCTGATGAAAAGTGGGTAATGGATGAATTAGAGGAGAAGATGAGAACTCATCCAGCATTGACGGTGAAAAAGGCTGAGCAATTCTTCAGAGAAGAGTATGATGTAAATGTAAATGAGAGAAAGATCTACCGGTGTATAGTCAAAGCTAGGGAGAGAATTGAGGGTTCAGAGAAGGCACAATATTCATTGCTTCGAGACTACGGAAATGAGATTTTAAGGTGTAATCCTTATTCAACTATCATTATTGGGACAATGCCGATGCCTGATTCAGACAACCTTTTTAAGAGAATATATAGTTGTCTTCATGCTTGCAAGAAGGATTTCTTGTAGGGGTGaacacggatcggatcggatcagatatgGCCAAAATTTCGATCCGATCTGCACTAAaaccatcggatcggatcggatatcgaatTTATccgcaaaacataaaaatatttttaaaaacttatttttattaaaaacatatcaataaaattcattttttatattcttttaaatatatttactcttaaaaaaatattaaacatacttttcttaaataataaattaaaataatacaacatatatgatacttattagttgaaataaaacataaaaagaatatttatttatttatttctttatttttgtagatACGCAGATATGCAGATCGAATAtgcggataccaacacaaaatccgcaatccgatccgattagtgtgtggatctgatccgatccgatccgaaagTCTTGCGGATCGGATCTATATCTGCGATTTTCGGATCGGATTTGGATAAATatcgcggatatgcggatcggatccgatccatgaacacccttAATTTCTTGGGTGGATGTTGACCGTTTATCTGCTTGGATGGGACGTTTCTTAAAGGGTATTACCGGGGGGGAGCTGTTGACGGCAATCGGGCAAGATGCTAATAACCACGTCTACCCGATAGCGTATGCAATTGTTACTATAGAAACAAAAGACAGCTAGAAATGGTTTCTTCAACTGTTACGAGAGGATCTTGGTGATGGTATGTCACATGGATTTAGTTTCATGAGTGATcaacaaaaagtaacatgtgcaTTTATTAGCTGTTGAGAGTGATTATCTCATTTCAATAAATTTAGAATGAATTAATGATTTTCTAGCTCCTAAAGGCGTTGCGTTTTATAAATGTGATTAGCCTCTTTGGCATTAACATGATTATCATGAAGTGCTTTTTATTTGTTAGAAAACTACACataattataaaccttattaccTATTTAGCATCAGACATTCTCTGATAATCATGTATGCATGCACGGTGTAATTATCTAAGTTTATAATTGACTCTTATGCCATCATTTTCCCATTAAcatgattaattgaaaataaaagatttcttttaatatttgcacATAATTTCCCGGGACAACATTTAATCCAATGTGGATATGCCATCAATCACCATTCAATTGAGAGTGCACTGATGGCAGAATTGATAATTTCGTAacttgaaaaatacaaaaagaaaaacagaactGAAATTTGATAATCTCAAGAAAAGTGTAAATAAGTAAGCTTATTAAAATGGTACAAGACTTGATAAACTGTAACATATTTATATGCGTTATATGCTTGATCTGAAATTTGATGATGAATAGTAATAAGATATTTATATGCTTTATAAGATTGTATGGTTTTTTGGTGTTGTGTAGCTGTAACATATTTATATGATTGTATTGTATGTTGGTATTATAATGTATAGTTGTAACATATTTGAGTTGTGTTGGGTATTGTAGGGTCTTATTCCTGCTCTATAGGAAGTTATGCAAGGATCACATCATAGATTTTGTTCTAGGCATATATGGCAGAATTTTGCTAAGAAATGGAATGGTCTTGACTTCAAAGGAGCATTGTTCAGCTATGCAAAAGCCATGACTCCCGAGGTATTCGATGCTGCCATGGATAGAGTTAAGAGGATGAACCCTTACGCATGTGAATATCTTAAGTGAATTAAACTTTCTCAATGGAGTCGATTACATTTTAGCGAGTGGCCGAAGAGTGATAACATCACAAACAACAATGCCGAGGTGTTCAACGGTTGCATAAAAAAGATGAAGGAAAAGCCAATCATCACCATGCTAGAAGAGATAGATGTTACATTATGTGCATTTTGGCTAGGAACAAGAAGGCACTGGTAGGGTATATGGGCAGGATTACTCTGGTTCAGCAGAGTAGATTGTAAGTCAAGAAGAGGTATAGCAATCGTTGGAGGCCTTTTCCAACAGGTGATTTAGCTGGTAACATATTTAAGGTTCAATGCTTGCCGATTAAGGTCAGCGTAGAGTTGGGCAAGAAAACTTGTAGCTgcagattttgataattaaatggtCTCTCCTGTCGACATGCTTGTGCTGCTCTAGCATATCAGAATAGAAGACCCGAGGAATATGCGAACAATTGGCTCATTGTTGGACCATACAACAAAACATATGAGTTCCTGGTTCAACATGTTCCTAGTAAGGAGTTTTGGGAAAAGCATGGCTATGCAAACATTTTTCCTCCAACATACGGCCGAGCGAAAGACcaacaaagaagagaaagaa
Encoded here:
- the LOC112748019 gene encoding zinc finger BED domain-containing protein RICESLEEPER 2-like; translation: MAKIPGEVGTCGDLPVGEQVSRQSSSPPQVFLFASPVFAGLPSPFFCQVQIKPNSVYKTNFPIPILYSSIHFYASLLIHSRSHSINGEMSSSDALSNTLEKSTPSEEPIGTNTQTTQEDPQSQPQEPPTDTATTNKGTTNSTSGVRKRKLTSEVWNHFKIVEIKEKLKAECNYCKSKLLGDPKQGTSHLRDHFKSYKLRTTRDIRQCMMKTTPTISGETVVVGAYTFDQENARKELSVMVCLHEYPLSIMDHIGFRRFCNALQPLFKVITHNTLKSDILKLYNDERSKTMNVLGPSNQNKGYMAITTHYIDDSWKLQSRLVRFIYVPAPNTAEVLSEVLVDCLMDWNLDRKVSTLTVDNCSTNDVMIENILTKMSHRNFILGGKLFHMQCCVHILNLIVKDVLQLISHAIERVRDSVHYWTATPKREEKFKETCAQLKIPYTKNLCLDCKTRWNSTFLMLEVAIMYRDVFERLSLRESQYKSLPSEKDWDMADEIFQRLRVFFDVTELFSGITYPTSNLYFPKICVINLALMEWKNCGNEIIEIIATSMITKFEKYWGVINTVMAIGTLLDPRYKMYLLNFFFSKIYGETETCVVIGQVKRVVQDLVLEYATKGRERDQTAQLDMPPPPSIPLSSKGRKFNHEDWQADFAAHVSEESAFIDTKNELDYYLKERPVPQTEHDFDILNWWKSNGAKFPILQAIARDFLAIPISTVASESSFSTGGRFVTPHHSRLRPDILEALMCNQDWFWNELGTTTNIEFECYTIHNIERDVDDSSKSDSTITTITG